The Anaerolineae bacterium genomic interval CGTAACCATCAGTAAGGTTTTGCCCTGCTCGCCAACTAGGTTATGGAAAATATCAAACACTTGCTCGGCAGTTTTTGAGTCGAGATTGCCGGTTGGTTCGTCAGCAATCAACAAAGCCGGATCATTCGCCAGAGCACGCGCAATCGCAGCCCGTTGTTGCTGTCCACCCGACACCATGCTAGGCAGCTTGCCCGCCTGATCGGCCAGGCCGACGGTTTCCAAAAGATGCAGCGAGCGCTCACGTCTCTGCTTGCGGTTGTACTTGCCCAAAAATTCCATCGGTAGGGCCACGTTTTGCTGCAAACTTAACGAGGGCAGCATTTGGAAGAATTGAAAAATCACGCCCACCTGTTGGCCGCGCCATTTAGCCAATTGATTTTCGCTCATCGCATGCACGGCCTGGCCGTTTACAAAAATCTCTCCGGCTGTGGGGCGATCGATGCCTGTGATCATATTGAGCAGGGTTGATTTTCCATTGCCCGACGGCCCCACAATCGAAACAAATTCACCCGACTCAATCTCGGTTGAGATATTTTTGAGGACAGGGATTTC includes:
- a CDS encoding ABC transporter ATP-binding protein is translated as MANKTYAIELKNVEKSFNVGDKEIPVLKNISTEIESGEFVSIVGPSGNGKSTLLNMITGIDRPTAGEIFVNGQAVHAMSENQLAKWRGQQVGVIFQFFQMLPSLSLQQNVALPMEFLGKYNRKQRRERSLHLLETVGLADQAGKLPSMVSGGQQQRAAIARALANDPALLIADEPTGNLDSKTAEQVFDIFHNLVGEQGKTLLMVTHDAHLAGRIPRNIEIIDGSIVKDNRQQPSLSVPVPSINNIPVMPNVITSVNGKLSPVAA